In a single window of the Thermoplasma sp. Kam2015 genome:
- a CDS encoding translation initiation factor IF-6, with the protein MIRKTSVLRSNFIGIYAKAWDDVAFITMMADDKTVADFQEVLQVDVRKISIDNSSLIGTMMVMNSNGLIVPYGSEIAGLGDLDGRNVLQLKDKINAIGNDIIANDHGAIIHKNFSNRSRKEIEDTLGVETIRTTIGNILTVGSAGILTSKGMLVNPETDEDELEFLKDFFKVSVKSGTANFGSIYVGASIVANSKGVLVGKDTTPIEMDRIDDVLS; encoded by the coding sequence GTGATAAGGAAGACGTCAGTGCTTAGAAGTAACTTTATCGGTATATATGCCAAGGCTTGGGATGACGTTGCCTTCATCACAATGATGGCCGATGATAAGACTGTGGCCGATTTTCAGGAAGTCCTGCAGGTCGACGTCAGGAAAATAAGCATAGATAACTCCAGCCTGATAGGAACGATGATGGTGATGAACTCAAACGGCCTCATCGTACCCTATGGCTCAGAGATAGCTGGCCTTGGAGATCTCGACGGCAGGAACGTGTTACAGTTGAAGGACAAGATAAACGCCATTGGAAACGACATTATAGCCAACGATCACGGCGCAATAATCCATAAAAATTTCAGCAACAGATCCAGGAAGGAGATAGAAGACACGCTTGGCGTGGAAACAATACGGACGACAATAGGAAATATCCTGACCGTTGGTTCAGCCGGTATACTCACCTCCAAGGGTATGCTCGTCAATCCGGAAACCGATGAGGACGAACTTGAGTTTCTCAAGGATTTCTTCAAAGTGTCCGTAAAATCAGGAACGGCAAATTTCGGAAGCATCTATGTGGGCGCCTCGATAGTGGCAAATTCGAAGGGGGTGCTTGTGGGAAAAGATACAACGCCGATAGAAATGGATAGGATTGACGACGTACTTTCATGA
- a CDS encoding 30S ribosomal protein S19e, translated as MVSVKYVPSDLLINYVSEKLKNEKKIAEPDWSKYVKTGISREKSPVNRDWIYVRAAAMLRKLYINGNLGISRMSSEYGGKVDRGSKRYHASQGSRSIVRYLFHELEKAGYVQKTPKGRSLSPEGMSLLDNASKDIIKQLAEKDPAFQKFI; from the coding sequence ATGGTTAGTGTCAAATACGTTCCAAGCGATCTGTTGATCAATTACGTCTCTGAGAAGTTAAAGAACGAAAAGAAGATAGCAGAGCCAGACTGGTCCAAATATGTCAAGACCGGTATAAGCCGTGAAAAATCACCGGTTAACAGGGACTGGATCTATGTACGCGCTGCCGCAATGCTGAGAAAACTTTACATAAATGGAAATCTAGGTATATCCAGAATGAGCAGCGAATACGGTGGCAAGGTAGACAGAGGATCGAAGAGATATCATGCATCTCAGGGAAGCAGATCCATAGTGAGATATCTGTTCCATGAACTGGAGAAGGCCGGGTATGTGCAGAAGACTCCGAAGGGCAGATCACTATCTCCTGAAGGCATGTCCCTGCTGGATAACGCAAGCAAGGACATAATAAAGCAGCTTGCAGAGAAAGATCCAGCGTTTCAGAAGTTCATCTGA
- a CDS encoding 50S ribosomal protein L31e: protein MADETVTQEVIINVPLRDAKASSRKRRADTAVSVLRNFISRKMKIDESKIWIDPKVSEKIWERGREHIPSKLSVKVIKLEEGTTEIIMP, encoded by the coding sequence ATGGCGGATGAAACGGTCACTCAGGAGGTCATAATAAACGTCCCACTTAGGGATGCAAAAGCCTCTTCAAGGAAGAGGAGAGCGGATACTGCTGTATCTGTACTCAGAAATTTTATCTCCAGAAAGATGAAGATCGATGAGTCGAAGATATGGATCGACCCGAAAGTAAGTGAAAAGATATGGGAAAGAGGAAGGGAACATATCCCATCAAAGTTATCGGTGAAGGTAATAAAATTAGAAGAGGGAACCACCGAAATCATAATGCCTTGA
- the pyrE gene encoding orotate phosphoribosyltransferase — protein sequence MVGLEEDLLRVGAIKFGDFVLTSGKRSTYYVDIKEAATDPSLLKNIASEFSTMIRSKKIAGMELGAVPLVVATALQLSVPYIIVRKERSHGTMSLLVGKLEKGEEIDVIEDVVTTGNSVLKAVQTLRENGAIVKRAFCVVDREEGGSELLRENGIELKPIIKISQVRGFRR from the coding sequence ATGGTTGGACTTGAAGAGGATCTACTGAGAGTTGGCGCGATAAAATTCGGTGATTTTGTATTAACATCTGGAAAAAGATCCACATATTATGTTGACATAAAGGAGGCGGCGACAGACCCATCTCTGCTGAAAAATATAGCATCTGAATTTTCTACCATGATAAGATCAAAGAAGATAGCTGGCATGGAACTCGGTGCCGTTCCGCTTGTTGTCGCAACGGCCCTGCAGCTTTCTGTACCCTACATAATCGTGAGGAAGGAACGATCGCATGGAACCATGAGCCTCCTTGTTGGAAAGCTTGAAAAGGGGGAGGAGATAGATGTCATAGAGGACGTTGTCACCACAGGAAATTCTGTGCTGAAGGCTGTGCAGACACTGCGTGAAAATGGCGCGATTGTTAAGCGCGCTTTCTGCGTCGTTGACAGGGAGGAAGGCGGATCCGAACTTCTCAGGGAAAACGGCATAGAACTCAAACCCATAATAAAGATATCTCAGGTCAGAGGGTTCAGAAGATAG
- a CDS encoding 50S ribosomal protein L39e, producing MSRNKELGRKIRLMKKVKQNRRVPGWVMMKTARKVTQNPLRRNWRRGSLKI from the coding sequence ATGAGCCGGAACAAGGAACTTGGAAGAAAGATACGATTGATGAAGAAGGTAAAGCAGAACAGAAGAGTTCCTGGCTGGGTCATGATGAAGACCGCCAGGAAAGTAACGCAGAATCCGCTGCGAAGAAACTGGAGACGCGGCAGTCTAAAGATATGA
- a CDS encoding DNA-binding protein encodes MDDDEELERIRRQQLESMQRQAMQEQMREEQEKQREAEKARRQQILRQILDPSARERLNNVRLVRPDLADNVENQLIQLASMGRINRMLTERDIIDILSKLTENKREPRIERRSK; translated from the coding sequence ATGGATGATGACGAGGAACTTGAAAGAATAAGAAGACAGCAATTAGAGAGCATGCAAAGGCAGGCCATGCAGGAACAGATGCGTGAGGAGCAGGAGAAACAGAGAGAGGCAGAGAAGGCCAGGCGTCAGCAGATACTGAGACAGATACTCGATCCATCTGCAAGGGAGCGTCTTAACAACGTGAGGCTTGTTAGACCCGATCTGGCCGATAATGTCGAAAATCAGCTCATACAGCTTGCCAGCATGGGAAGGATCAACCGCATGCTGACAGAAAGGGATATAATTGATATATTAAGTAAGCTTACCGAAAATAAGAGAGAACCAAGGATAGAGAGGAGAAGCAAATGA